In the Ursus arctos isolate Adak ecotype North America unplaced genomic scaffold, UrsArc2.0 scaffold_30, whole genome shotgun sequence genome, one interval contains:
- the LOC125282808 gene encoding phytanoyl-CoA dioxygenase, peroxisomal-like isoform X5, with product MNQSRAGARLRIVLGHLGQRWAGAAVAHPTSGAVSPNSFQTPQFQYTRDNNVLSLEQRQFYEENGYLVIKNLVSDADIKRFRNEFERICKGEVKPEQMMIMRDVIIAKSEYAPSERTVSKVQSFQEDEELFRYCTLPEVLKYVECFTGPNIMAMHTMLINKPPDSGKKTSRHPLHQDLHYFPFRPSNDIVCAWTAMEHVDRNNGCLCVLPGTHKGYLKPHGYPKWEGGINILFHGIQDYDENSPRVHLVMDKGDTVFFHPLLIHGSGCNRTQGYRKPLK from the exons ATGAACCAGTCCCGTGCTGGCGCCCGCCTGCGCATCGTGCTGGGACACCTCGGCCAGCGCTGGGCCGGGGCCGCC GTAGCTCACCCCACTTCAGGGGCTGTTTCTCCTAACAGTTTCCAGACTCCACAATTCCA gtaTACTCGGGATAATAATGTTCTAAGCCTAGAACAGAGacaattttatgaagaaaatgggTATCTTGTCATTAAAAATTTGGTATCTGATGCTGATATTAAACGCTTTAG gaacGAGTTTGAAAGGATCTGCAAAGGGGAGGTGAAACCAGAACAAATGATGATAATGAGAGATGTGATTATTGCAAAATCAGAATATGCTCCAAGTGAAAGGACAGTTTCAAAAGTACAAAGTTTCCAAGAAGATGAGGAACTCTTCAGATACTGCACTCTCCCTGAG gTTCTGAAATATGTGGAGTGCTTCACTGGACCCAATATCATGGCCATGCATACAATGCTGATAAACAAACCTCCAGATTCTG GCAAGAAGACATCCCGCCATCCCTTGCACCAGGATCTGCACTATTTCCCCTTCAGGCCCAGCAATGACATAGTTTGTGCATGGACCGCCATGGAGCACGTCGACCGGAACAATGGCTGCCTGTGTGTGCTCCCAGGCACACACAAAGGCTACCTGAAGCCACATGGTTATCCCAAGTGGGAG GGAGGAATTAACATATTGTTCCACGGGATCCAGGACTATGATGAAAACAGCCCCCGAGTGCACCTTGTGATGGATAAGGGGGACActgttttctttcatcctttgcTCATCCATGGATCTGGTTGCAACAGAACTCAAGGATACCGGAAG CCATTGAAGTAA
- the LOC125282808 gene encoding phytanoyl-CoA dioxygenase, peroxisomal-like isoform X3: protein MRYTRDNNVLSLEQRQFYEENGYLVIKNLVSDADIKRFRNEFERICKGEVKPEQMMIMRDVIIAKSEYAPSERTVSKVQSFQEDEELFRYCTLPEVLKYVECFTGPNIMAMHTMLINKPPDSGKKTSRHPLHQDLHYFPFRPSNDIVCAWTAMEHVDRNNGCLCVLPGTHKGYLKPHGYPKWEGGINILFHGIQDYDENSPRVHLVMDKGDTVFFHPLLIHGSGCNRTQGYRKIISCHFASADCHYIDVKGTSQEIAEREVVGLGNKIYGIPKDTSLKDVFRFRGRLVKGERTNL from the exons ATGAG gtaTACTCGGGATAATAATGTTCTAAGCCTAGAACAGAGacaattttatgaagaaaatgggTATCTTGTCATTAAAAATTTGGTATCTGATGCTGATATTAAACGCTTTAG gaacGAGTTTGAAAGGATCTGCAAAGGGGAGGTGAAACCAGAACAAATGATGATAATGAGAGATGTGATTATTGCAAAATCAGAATATGCTCCAAGTGAAAGGACAGTTTCAAAAGTACAAAGTTTCCAAGAAGATGAGGAACTCTTCAGATACTGCACTCTCCCTGAG gTTCTGAAATATGTGGAGTGCTTCACTGGACCCAATATCATGGCCATGCATACAATGCTGATAAACAAACCTCCAGATTCTG GCAAGAAGACATCCCGCCATCCCTTGCACCAGGATCTGCACTATTTCCCCTTCAGGCCCAGCAATGACATAGTTTGTGCATGGACCGCCATGGAGCACGTCGACCGGAACAATGGCTGCCTGTGTGTGCTCCCAGGCACACACAAAGGCTACCTGAAGCCACATGGTTATCCCAAGTGGGAG GGAGGAATTAACATATTGTTCCACGGGATCCAGGACTATGATGAAAACAGCCCCCGAGTGCACCTTGTGATGGATAAGGGGGACActgttttctttcatcctttgcTCATCCATGGATCTGGTTGCAACAGAACTCAAGGATACCGGAAG ATAATTTCCTGCCATTTCGCCAGTGCGGACTGCCACTACATTGATGTGAAAGGCACCAGTCAAGAAATCGCTGAGAGGGAGGTTGTAGGGttaggaaacaaaatatatgGAATTCCAAAGGACACCAGCCTGAAG GATGTGTTTAGATTTCGAGGGCGGCTGGTGAAAGGCGAGAGGACCAACCTGTGA
- the LOC125282808 gene encoding phytanoyl-CoA dioxygenase, peroxisomal-like isoform X1: protein MNQSRAGARLRIVLGHLGQRWAGAAVAHPTSGAVSPNSFQTPQFQYTRDNNVLSLEQRQFYEENGYLVIKNLVSDADIKRFRNEFERICKGEVKPEQMMIMRDVIIAKSEYAPSERTVSKVQSFQEDEELFRYCTLPEVLKYVECFTGPNIMAMHTMLINKPPDSGKKTSRHPLHQDLHYFPFRPSNDIVCAWTAMEHVDRNNGCLCVLPGTHKGYLKPHGYPKWEGGINILFHGIQDYDENSPRVHLVMDKGDTVFFHPLLIHGSGCNRTQGYRKIISCHFASADCHYIDVKGTSQEIAEREVVGLGNKIYGIPKDTSLKDVFRFRGRLVKGERTNL from the exons ATGAACCAGTCCCGTGCTGGCGCCCGCCTGCGCATCGTGCTGGGACACCTCGGCCAGCGCTGGGCCGGGGCCGCC GTAGCTCACCCCACTTCAGGGGCTGTTTCTCCTAACAGTTTCCAGACTCCACAATTCCA gtaTACTCGGGATAATAATGTTCTAAGCCTAGAACAGAGacaattttatgaagaaaatgggTATCTTGTCATTAAAAATTTGGTATCTGATGCTGATATTAAACGCTTTAG gaacGAGTTTGAAAGGATCTGCAAAGGGGAGGTGAAACCAGAACAAATGATGATAATGAGAGATGTGATTATTGCAAAATCAGAATATGCTCCAAGTGAAAGGACAGTTTCAAAAGTACAAAGTTTCCAAGAAGATGAGGAACTCTTCAGATACTGCACTCTCCCTGAG gTTCTGAAATATGTGGAGTGCTTCACTGGACCCAATATCATGGCCATGCATACAATGCTGATAAACAAACCTCCAGATTCTG GCAAGAAGACATCCCGCCATCCCTTGCACCAGGATCTGCACTATTTCCCCTTCAGGCCCAGCAATGACATAGTTTGTGCATGGACCGCCATGGAGCACGTCGACCGGAACAATGGCTGCCTGTGTGTGCTCCCAGGCACACACAAAGGCTACCTGAAGCCACATGGTTATCCCAAGTGGGAG GGAGGAATTAACATATTGTTCCACGGGATCCAGGACTATGATGAAAACAGCCCCCGAGTGCACCTTGTGATGGATAAGGGGGACActgttttctttcatcctttgcTCATCCATGGATCTGGTTGCAACAGAACTCAAGGATACCGGAAG ATAATTTCCTGCCATTTCGCCAGTGCGGACTGCCACTACATTGATGTGAAAGGCACCAGTCAAGAAATCGCTGAGAGGGAGGTTGTAGGGttaggaaacaaaatatatgGAATTCCAAAGGACACCAGCCTGAAG GATGTGTTTAGATTTCGAGGGCGGCTGGTGAAAGGCGAGAGGACCAACCTGTGA
- the LOC125282808 gene encoding phytanoyl-CoA dioxygenase, peroxisomal-like isoform X2, which yields MRSLLIGPSEVALRGNVWGPRAGSPRMSLRDRYTRDNNVLSLEQRQFYEENGYLVIKNLVSDADIKRFRNEFERICKGEVKPEQMMIMRDVIIAKSEYAPSERTVSKVQSFQEDEELFRYCTLPEVLKYVECFTGPNIMAMHTMLINKPPDSGKKTSRHPLHQDLHYFPFRPSNDIVCAWTAMEHVDRNNGCLCVLPGTHKGYLKPHGYPKWEGGINILFHGIQDYDENSPRVHLVMDKGDTVFFHPLLIHGSGCNRTQGYRKIISCHFASADCHYIDVKGTSQEIAEREVVGLGNKIYGIPKDTSLKDVFRFRGRLVKGERTNL from the exons ATGCGATCTCTCCTGATTGGGCCTTCAGAAGTTGCTCTCCGAGGCAATGTGTGGGGCCCCCGTGCCGGATCCCCGAGGATGTCACTACGGGACAG gtaTACTCGGGATAATAATGTTCTAAGCCTAGAACAGAGacaattttatgaagaaaatgggTATCTTGTCATTAAAAATTTGGTATCTGATGCTGATATTAAACGCTTTAG gaacGAGTTTGAAAGGATCTGCAAAGGGGAGGTGAAACCAGAACAAATGATGATAATGAGAGATGTGATTATTGCAAAATCAGAATATGCTCCAAGTGAAAGGACAGTTTCAAAAGTACAAAGTTTCCAAGAAGATGAGGAACTCTTCAGATACTGCACTCTCCCTGAG gTTCTGAAATATGTGGAGTGCTTCACTGGACCCAATATCATGGCCATGCATACAATGCTGATAAACAAACCTCCAGATTCTG GCAAGAAGACATCCCGCCATCCCTTGCACCAGGATCTGCACTATTTCCCCTTCAGGCCCAGCAATGACATAGTTTGTGCATGGACCGCCATGGAGCACGTCGACCGGAACAATGGCTGCCTGTGTGTGCTCCCAGGCACACACAAAGGCTACCTGAAGCCACATGGTTATCCCAAGTGGGAG GGAGGAATTAACATATTGTTCCACGGGATCCAGGACTATGATGAAAACAGCCCCCGAGTGCACCTTGTGATGGATAAGGGGGACActgttttctttcatcctttgcTCATCCATGGATCTGGTTGCAACAGAACTCAAGGATACCGGAAG ATAATTTCCTGCCATTTCGCCAGTGCGGACTGCCACTACATTGATGTGAAAGGCACCAGTCAAGAAATCGCTGAGAGGGAGGTTGTAGGGttaggaaacaaaatatatgGAATTCCAAAGGACACCAGCCTGAAG GATGTGTTTAGATTTCGAGGGCGGCTGGTGAAAGGCGAGAGGACCAACCTGTGA
- the LOC125282808 gene encoding phytanoyl-CoA dioxygenase, peroxisomal-like isoform X4, whose amino-acid sequence MNQSRAGARLRIVLGHLGQRWAGAAVAHPTSGAVSPNSFQTPQFQYTRDNNVLSLEQRQFYEENGYLVIKNLVSDADIKRFRNEFERICKGEVKPEQMMIMRDVIIAKSEYAPSERTVSKVQSFQEDEELFRYCTLPEVLKYVECFTGPNIMAMHTMLINKPPDSGKKTSRHPLHQDLHYFPFRPSNDIVCAWTAMEHVDRNNGCLCVLPGTHKGYLKPHGYPKWEGGINILFHGIQDYDENSPRVHLVMDKGDTVFFHPLLIHGSGCNRTQGYRKDVFRFRGRLVKGERTNL is encoded by the exons ATGAACCAGTCCCGTGCTGGCGCCCGCCTGCGCATCGTGCTGGGACACCTCGGCCAGCGCTGGGCCGGGGCCGCC GTAGCTCACCCCACTTCAGGGGCTGTTTCTCCTAACAGTTTCCAGACTCCACAATTCCA gtaTACTCGGGATAATAATGTTCTAAGCCTAGAACAGAGacaattttatgaagaaaatgggTATCTTGTCATTAAAAATTTGGTATCTGATGCTGATATTAAACGCTTTAG gaacGAGTTTGAAAGGATCTGCAAAGGGGAGGTGAAACCAGAACAAATGATGATAATGAGAGATGTGATTATTGCAAAATCAGAATATGCTCCAAGTGAAAGGACAGTTTCAAAAGTACAAAGTTTCCAAGAAGATGAGGAACTCTTCAGATACTGCACTCTCCCTGAG gTTCTGAAATATGTGGAGTGCTTCACTGGACCCAATATCATGGCCATGCATACAATGCTGATAAACAAACCTCCAGATTCTG GCAAGAAGACATCCCGCCATCCCTTGCACCAGGATCTGCACTATTTCCCCTTCAGGCCCAGCAATGACATAGTTTGTGCATGGACCGCCATGGAGCACGTCGACCGGAACAATGGCTGCCTGTGTGTGCTCCCAGGCACACACAAAGGCTACCTGAAGCCACATGGTTATCCCAAGTGGGAG GGAGGAATTAACATATTGTTCCACGGGATCCAGGACTATGATGAAAACAGCCCCCGAGTGCACCTTGTGATGGATAAGGGGGACActgttttctttcatcctttgcTCATCCATGGATCTGGTTGCAACAGAACTCAAGGATACCGGAAG GATGTGTTTAGATTTCGAGGGCGGCTGGTGAAAGGCGAGAGGACCAACCTGTGA
- the LOC125282808 gene encoding phytanoyl-CoA dioxygenase, peroxisomal-like isoform X6, protein MMIMRDVIIAKSEYAPSERTVSKVQSFQEDEELFRYCTLPEVLKYVECFTGPNIMAMHTMLINKPPDSGKKTSRHPLHQDLHYFPFRPSNDIVCAWTAMEHVDRNNGCLCVLPGTHKGYLKPHGYPKWEGGINILFHGIQDYDENSPRVHLVMDKGDTVFFHPLLIHGSGCNRTQGYRKIISCHFASADCHYIDVKGTSQEIAEREVVGLGNKIYGIPKDTSLKDVFRFRGRLVKGERTNL, encoded by the exons ATGATGATAATGAGAGATGTGATTATTGCAAAATCAGAATATGCTCCAAGTGAAAGGACAGTTTCAAAAGTACAAAGTTTCCAAGAAGATGAGGAACTCTTCAGATACTGCACTCTCCCTGAG gTTCTGAAATATGTGGAGTGCTTCACTGGACCCAATATCATGGCCATGCATACAATGCTGATAAACAAACCTCCAGATTCTG GCAAGAAGACATCCCGCCATCCCTTGCACCAGGATCTGCACTATTTCCCCTTCAGGCCCAGCAATGACATAGTTTGTGCATGGACCGCCATGGAGCACGTCGACCGGAACAATGGCTGCCTGTGTGTGCTCCCAGGCACACACAAAGGCTACCTGAAGCCACATGGTTATCCCAAGTGGGAG GGAGGAATTAACATATTGTTCCACGGGATCCAGGACTATGATGAAAACAGCCCCCGAGTGCACCTTGTGATGGATAAGGGGGACActgttttctttcatcctttgcTCATCCATGGATCTGGTTGCAACAGAACTCAAGGATACCGGAAG ATAATTTCCTGCCATTTCGCCAGTGCGGACTGCCACTACATTGATGTGAAAGGCACCAGTCAAGAAATCGCTGAGAGGGAGGTTGTAGGGttaggaaacaaaatatatgGAATTCCAAAGGACACCAGCCTGAAG GATGTGTTTAGATTTCGAGGGCGGCTGGTGAAAGGCGAGAGGACCAACCTGTGA